CTGATGATCGTGGGGCTGGGCGGCGCCCCGGCCGTGGTCGCGATCAGGCCACCCTCGATGGGTCCGGCCGCCGGGTCGTTGACCATCGTGGTCAGGACCGTCGGTGCCGCGTTCAGGTGGGTGACGCCCTCCGCCTGGATGAGGTTCCAGATGGCCTCACCGGTCACCGCCCGCAGACAGACGTGTCGGCCGCTGATCGCCGTCACCCCCCACGTGGTGCACCAGCCATTGCAGTGGAACATCGGCAAGGTCCACAGGTAGACCGACTCGGGGGAGTGGCCAGAGGTGATGATCTCACCCAGCGCGTTCAGGTAGGCCGAGCGGTGGGTGTACTGCACACCCTTGGGCGACCCTGTGGTCCCGGAGGTGTAGTTGATCGAGATCGGCGCCGTCTCGTCCTCGACCGTCCACGGCAGGTCCGCTCCATCCGACCCACCGGAGAGGAACTCCTCCCAGGTCGCCGCGCCCTCTATCGGCGTGCCCAGCGACCCGTCTGCGGGGTCCGGGATGGCCACGATGGTCTCGACCGTGTCGAACTCGCCCGCCACCTTCGCCACTCCGGCTGACAGCGAGGCGTCGACCAGCAGCACCTTGACCTTGGCGTGGTCGCAGATGTAGGCGATCTCCGGTGGCGCCAACCTGGTGTTGATGGCCACGAGGACCGCACCGGCCAGCGGGACCGCGAAGTGGGCCGAGAGCACCGGCAGGCTGTTCGGCGCCAGGATCGCGACACGTTCGCCCGGCTGGACGCCGGCGGCCATGATCGCCCGCGCGAACGTCTGGGTGTAGGAGCCGAGTTCGCCGTAGGTCAGCCGCTGGTCGCCGTCGACCACCCCGATCTTGTCGGGATGCACCATCGCGGCGCGCTCGAGGAATGCCAGGGGGGTCAGTTCGGTGCGGTTCACGGCGTTCATGGCCGTGATCCTTACGGATGGGTCGGGCGAAGGCAACGGTGCCCGCAGCCCACCCGTCGTTTGCGGGCACGCATGCGCGACTTTGCCCACTCTGCGGGGGTCAACTCACGCATGCGTCGACGCATTCGCACCGGCTCGGACCGATGCCCGGCTCCCGCCGCATCACGTCCACCCCACCTGCTGTAACCCGACCAGAAGACCCAGGCCTACGGTGAGGGTCAGGACGACGTGCCGGGTCTTCCACATCACCAGCAGCGCCACACCGGCGGCCACGACCCTCGGGTTCAGCAGGTCCAACGCGCCGTCCGGCCCGGCTCGCAGGACCGCGGGAGCCACCAGGGCCGCCAGTGCCGCCGCGGGGATCATTCGGAGTGCCTCACGGACTTGCGGGGAGACCTGGTCGGCCCGGTCGGCCAGGCCGAGGAAGGAGAACCGCAGCAGAAACGTGATCACCCCACCTGCGATGGTGATGATCCAGATCGAGGTCGTCACCCGGTTTCACCCCCGGCGCGCCGCGACGCCAGGTACCCCACCGTGATGCCGGTGCCGGCGGCCGCCAGCAGTCCGAGGTTCGCCGGCAGATCCGCTGCCGCCACCGCCACCACGCCGCTGCTGAGTGCCGCCGACAGGGTCGCCCGGTCGACGATGGCCGGAACCATCAGGGCGATGAACACCAGGGGGAAGGCGAACGCCAGCGGCACCGAGTCCGGGATGATCGCACCAGCCACGGCGCCGACGAGGGTGGAGACCTGCCAGGCACTCCACAGGGACAGCGCGCCGCCCAGGTAGAAAGCCAGTCGAGGTCGATAGGAAGGCTGGGCGTCCAGTTTCGTGATCGTCACGACGTAGGCCTGGTCGGTCAGGAAGTAGCTCATCAGGACCCGCCGCCACAGCGGCTCACCGTCGAATCGCACCGCGAGACTGGCCGAGTACATCACGAAGCGGGTGTTGATGATCGCGATCGTGCCGATCACGACCAGCGGGCCGGCGTCGCCAGCAAGAAGATCGAGCGCCGCGAGTTGGGCGGCGCCGGCGAAGATGATCGCCGAGAAGGCCCCGGCCCCCCACGCCGGCATGCCGACCTCGACCGAGGCGATACCCGCGATCAGGCCGAACGGGATCATGCCCAGGATGATCGGAGCCATCGATGTGACCCCATCGAGCGCCGCACGGCGGGCGGCGGCCGAGGCGGCCGCCGGCTGGCCTACAGCGACTGCTGCACCTGCTTCCGCAGGTCCTCGTCGAACCGGCGCTCCACGACCGACAGTCGCTCAGCCTGCTCGATCTCGTCGTCCACAGACCTGGTCCACCGGACCGCCGCATCCAAGCCCTTGTCGCGAGCGGCAGCCTCCAGGTCGGTGAGCTCCGTCCAGCGCCCCACGTTGGCCAGCATGGCCAGCCGCTCCATCTGGTCCTCCACACCCTCGACCCCGTCCAGATAGGCCGACAGCAGGACACCGACCCCGTCGTCGACGTCCTCGACGACGAGTTGCGCCAACTCCATGACGTGGTTGATCTCCCGGTGCTCGTGGAAGATCACCGCGAGCTCGGCCGACCGCTCCGCCCGCTCCGGACCGGGATCGGTCTTGGTCCGCAGGCGCTTGAGTTCCCTCCGGCGCTCGGTGCGTTCGCGTTCGGGGTTCGGAAGCTTGTAGGCCATGTGAGGTCGCAGCGTACCGTCCGGACCGGCGGGACCTACAGTTGGCCGTCGATGCCCCGTGGATCACTTCGCTGTCGAGTCAGGACGGTCGCGGCCACCATGCTCCTGGTGCTGATGTCGGCCGGATGCACGGCACCCGGGGCGTCGGCCTGCGTGACGGACGATGACGGGCACTCCGTGGTCCAGCAGTGGATCGAGGTCACCCTGCAGGCGGTCCGAGACGACTTCCCCGCGCCGACGGTGCACGCGCGGAACCTGTACCACCTCTCCGCAGCCATGTGGGATGCGTGGGCCGCCTTCGATCAAGATGCGACGGGTGTGATCGCGAGCATCGACGTCGAGGGCGAGGAGGAGGATCAGGCGCTCGCCATCTCCCACGCTGCCGACAAGATCGCCCGGGACCGGTACGAGGGCAGCGTCGGGGGTGCCGACGCAATCGAGCGCTTTGACGAGTTGGCGGCCGCCACCTGTGTCGATGCCGACCCGGCACCGGGCTCGCCGGGAGCCCTCGGGATCGAGGTGGCAGATGCCGTCCTGACTGCCTTCGCCGACGACGGGTCCAACGCCGAGGACGGCTACCGGGGAGACTTCACGCCACGCAACCCGCCCCTGCTGGTCAGCGAGCCGGGCACGACCCTGCCGGAGCCGAACCACTGGCAGCCGCTCGAGTTCGAGCAGATGGTCACCCAGAACGGCATCC
The sequence above is a segment of the Euzebya tangerina genome. Coding sequences within it:
- a CDS encoding long-chain-fatty-acid--CoA ligase — translated: MNAVNRTELTPLAFLERAAMVHPDKIGVVDGDQRLTYGELGSYTQTFARAIMAAGVQPGERVAILAPNSLPVLSAHFAVPLAGAVLVAINTRLAPPEIAYICDHAKVKVLLVDASLSAGVAKVAGEFDTVETIVAIPDPADGSLGTPIEGAATWEEFLSGGSDGADLPWTVEDETAPISINYTSGTTGSPKGVQYTHRSAYLNALGEIITSGHSPESVYLWTLPMFHCNGWCTTWGVTAISGRHVCLRAVTGEAIWNLIQAEGVTHLNAAPTVLTTMVNDPAAGPIEGGLIATTAGAPPSPTIISQMEAIGAKVVHVYGLTETYGPHTVCEPMRSWEGLDHDDLADRKSRQGVAMIMADPIRVVDEDMNDVAKDGATVGEVVMRGNNVMAGYLDDPEATENAFRGGWFHSGDLGVWHPDGTIDLRDRAKDIIVSGGENISTIEVERAILKHDGVLEAAVIGIPDEKWGERPKAFVVTKAGQTVDTEEIKGHVRELLAGYKVPDAVEVITQLPKTSTGKVQKFELREQEWGDAERRIQG
- a CDS encoding AzlD domain-containing protein, encoding MTTSIWIITIAGGVITFLLRFSFLGLADRADQVSPQVREALRMIPAAALAALVAPAVLRAGPDGALDLLNPRVVAAGVALLVMWKTRHVVLTLTVGLGLLVGLQQVGWT
- a CDS encoding AzlC family ABC transporter permease, with protein sequence MAPIILGMIPFGLIAGIASVEVGMPAWGAGAFSAIIFAGAAQLAALDLLAGDAGPLVVIGTIAIINTRFVMYSASLAVRFDGEPLWRRVLMSYFLTDQAYVVTITKLDAQPSYRPRLAFYLGGALSLWSAWQVSTLVGAVAGAIIPDSVPLAFAFPLVFIALMVPAIVDRATLSAALSSGVVAVAAADLPANLGLLAAAGTGITVGYLASRRAGGETG